From one Microbacterium aurum genomic stretch:
- a CDS encoding MFS transporter codes for MTDNETPKRTPVKAALASLLGSTLEYYDFFIYGAAAALVFNHLFFTDVDPAVGLIASFATFGVGYIARPLGGLVIGHFGDRLGRKRALLTCLLLMGASSFLIGCLPTYEAVGIWAPIMLTVLRLAQGFSAGAESAGASTLTVEHSPTNRRGFFSSFLSVGIASGSVLATVVFIPVAALPDEALYSWGWRVPFWISVVVVAVAYFVRTRLEETPVFQEIAEEDEVRNLPIKDVVRYQFPSVIRVMGATTMGVMQSLVTVFVLAYATQNVGVDRPAMLTIIAVATGLMTIVVPLAGRLSDRVGRRPVTFIAVVGCGLGIFPYLWIVSTGNAIAIAVATVVFLSLFYSCREGVWPAFYAEQFAAPVRYSGMALGNQLGNLIAGFAPLIAASLVVIGGWVPVAVFGAGVAVIAGTAVYFMRETSSLTPQRLDEPYETARANHTGRAATNSLTK; via the coding sequence GTGACCGACAACGAGACACCGAAGCGCACACCTGTGAAGGCGGCTCTGGCTTCACTCCTCGGAAGTACGCTCGAGTACTACGACTTCTTCATCTATGGCGCCGCCGCCGCGCTCGTCTTCAACCATCTCTTCTTCACTGACGTCGATCCCGCGGTCGGTCTCATCGCTTCTTTCGCGACGTTCGGTGTCGGATACATCGCTCGCCCACTCGGTGGGCTGGTGATTGGGCACTTCGGAGACCGGCTGGGGCGCAAGCGTGCGCTGCTCACGTGTCTTCTGCTGATGGGTGCGAGCTCGTTCCTGATTGGTTGCCTTCCCACATACGAGGCCGTCGGGATCTGGGCGCCCATCATGCTCACCGTTCTTCGACTCGCACAGGGCTTCTCCGCCGGCGCCGAGTCCGCCGGGGCGTCCACTCTGACAGTCGAGCACTCGCCGACGAATCGTCGAGGCTTCTTCAGCAGCTTCCTGTCCGTCGGCATAGCATCGGGCAGTGTTCTGGCGACCGTGGTCTTCATTCCTGTCGCAGCACTCCCCGATGAAGCCCTCTACAGCTGGGGATGGCGAGTGCCGTTCTGGATCTCGGTCGTCGTCGTCGCAGTCGCGTACTTCGTGCGGACCCGTCTTGAAGAGACTCCCGTGTTCCAAGAGATTGCCGAGGAGGATGAGGTTCGCAACCTGCCTATCAAGGATGTAGTGCGCTACCAGTTTCCGTCGGTCATCCGTGTCATGGGCGCCACCACCATGGGAGTCATGCAGTCACTCGTGACCGTGTTCGTCCTTGCTTATGCAACTCAGAACGTGGGTGTCGACCGCCCCGCGATGCTAACCATCATCGCCGTCGCCACCGGGCTCATGACTATCGTCGTCCCTCTCGCCGGTCGGCTTTCGGACCGAGTGGGACGCCGACCCGTGACCTTCATCGCGGTCGTGGGATGCGGGCTCGGAATCTTCCCCTATCTGTGGATCGTGTCGACTGGCAACGCCATCGCCATCGCCGTCGCAACGGTCGTCTTCCTATCGCTTTTCTACTCGTGCCGCGAAGGGGTGTGGCCAGCGTTCTACGCGGAGCAGTTTGCAGCACCCGTGCGCTACTCCGGAATGGCTCTTGGGAATCAGCTGGGCAATCTCATCGCCGGGTTCGCCCCGCTCATCGCGGCATCGCTTGTCGTCATCGGCGGGTGGGTGCCAGTGGCAGTCTTCGGGGCGGGCGTCGCAGTCATCGCTGGGACCGCGGTCTACTTCATGCGCGAAACGAGTAGTTTGACTCCGCAGCGGCTGGATGAGCCGTACGAAACCGCCCGTGCCAACCACACTGGCCGAGCGGCTACCAACAGCCTGACCAAGTAG
- a CDS encoding LacI family DNA-binding transcriptional regulator, giving the protein MPESEERVTLDDVARAAGVSRMTASYAFGQPDRVADKTRKRVLDAAANLGFRGPDPSGRLLRTGGLRALGLVLGESLEYVFEDAQATNFVSGIARECSASGYGLTIVPTTGDRTDAARITSAAVGGFVVWTTTADDLVLAAIRETRRPAVVHGGPAIDGFSVIGIDDRAAAKALALSVWADSKAPAVVSFPLDRDRQAGIHHGIDPATVPFPVTANRLAGFKDAAEFLGYRWESIPVTVSSSNHSSDAMQAVKALTATRYPVDAVVAMSDQQAIAAHAALNSTAPHRHRTIRLGGFDGSERAFGLGITSIGQSLRAQGARAARIALGIDGPSFETNEPWNLTNAMRAANE; this is encoded by the coding sequence GTGCCGGAAAGTGAAGAACGCGTGACCCTGGACGATGTTGCGCGAGCGGCGGGAGTCTCGCGGATGACCGCCTCCTACGCGTTCGGCCAGCCGGACCGCGTCGCGGACAAGACCCGCAAGAGAGTGCTTGACGCCGCAGCGAATCTCGGCTTCCGCGGGCCGGACCCAAGCGGCCGGTTGCTGCGGACAGGCGGTCTGCGGGCGCTCGGACTGGTCTTGGGTGAGAGCCTCGAGTACGTCTTTGAGGATGCCCAGGCAACAAACTTCGTGTCGGGGATAGCGCGCGAGTGCTCGGCCTCCGGGTACGGATTGACCATTGTCCCGACGACCGGGGATCGTACGGACGCTGCACGGATCACGAGCGCTGCCGTGGGCGGTTTCGTCGTGTGGACGACAACCGCAGACGACCTGGTACTCGCCGCCATCCGGGAGACCCGACGTCCCGCCGTCGTTCATGGGGGCCCCGCAATTGATGGCTTCTCTGTCATCGGAATCGACGACCGCGCCGCGGCGAAGGCTCTCGCGCTCTCCGTGTGGGCAGACTCTAAAGCCCCCGCCGTCGTCTCTTTCCCGTTGGACAGGGACCGGCAGGCGGGCATCCATCACGGCATTGACCCGGCCACTGTGCCGTTCCCCGTCACCGCCAACCGGCTCGCCGGGTTCAAGGATGCGGCCGAGTTCCTCGGGTACAGGTGGGAGTCGATCCCCGTCACGGTGAGTTCCAGCAACCACTCCAGTGACGCCATGCAGGCCGTCAAAGCACTCACCGCCACTCGCTACCCCGTCGACGCGGTCGTTGCGATGAGCGACCAGCAAGCCATCGCCGCTCACGCAGCCCTCAACAGCACAGCCCCTCACCGGCACCGCACAATTCGACTGGGAGGGTTCGACGGCTCCGAGCGTGCGTTCGGCCTCGGCATTACGAGCATCGGGCAGTCATTGCGCGCGCAAGGCGCACGCGCCGCGCGAATCGCCCTGGGAATCGACGGCCCCTCCTTCGAGACGAATGAGCCCTGGAATCTCACCAACGCCATGCGCGCCGCTAACGAATAG
- a CDS encoding helicase associated domain-containing protein, whose amino-acid sequence MLLYEAFTELEGRTPRESTRARATLSDDERHLGEWARYQRRHEKQLNVYQHARLDVSPAFAWDIRAAAWERSFETCLAHRARTGKLPRLNGADPEEFALARWLGRQLRELQLGRLDATRGRQLEALLRR is encoded by the coding sequence GTGCTGCTCTACGAGGCGTTCACCGAGCTCGAGGGAAGGACACCGAGGGAGAGCACGCGCGCTCGGGCGACGCTGAGCGACGACGAACGGCATCTCGGCGAGTGGGCTCGCTACCAGCGGCGGCACGAGAAGCAACTCAACGTCTACCAGCATGCGCGCCTTGACGTATCCCCGGCCTTCGCGTGGGACATCCGAGCGGCAGCGTGGGAACGTTCCTTCGAGACGTGCCTCGCGCATCGAGCTCGCACTGGCAAGTTGCCACGGCTCAACGGCGCCGATCCGGAGGAGTTCGCTCTTGCTCGATGGCTTGGCCGTCAACTTCGTGAGCTCCAGCTAGGACGACTCGATGCGACACGAGGTCGTCAGTTGGAGGCGCTCTTACGACGCTGA
- a CDS encoding metallophosphoesterase family protein, producing MKALETAPTFDLTDERVAVCGDWHGNVGWVRTAVRAIRRLAPDVKTVLQAGDWWLDLAKSDQIMRAFGIERVLTTCGNHEPWPEITAVQNAHPGEAVRVSRSTWILPRPFRFTVAGRPFLSFGGATSVDRYWRPATQWHAAETITDEQVRLAQIGGPADVMITHETPAGTPVAAVRRVLQSNPMGFPRESLIESAASRERLAQVWDSVRPDVLLNGHMHAPGAGQTPDGRRIISLGCDGQEGSIAILNVADLSAEVPSLREIRG from the coding sequence GTGAAGGCTCTCGAAACTGCGCCGACATTTGACCTCACCGACGAGCGTGTTGCCGTATGCGGCGATTGGCACGGCAACGTCGGGTGGGTCCGCACGGCAGTGCGGGCGATACGGCGTCTTGCGCCCGACGTCAAAACGGTTCTGCAGGCCGGCGACTGGTGGCTTGATCTCGCGAAGAGTGATCAGATCATGCGGGCCTTCGGCATCGAGCGTGTGCTGACCACGTGCGGTAACCACGAGCCCTGGCCTGAGATCACAGCTGTGCAGAACGCCCACCCGGGGGAGGCGGTGCGCGTGAGCAGGAGCACTTGGATCCTGCCTCGCCCGTTCCGATTTACCGTGGCCGGTCGCCCCTTCCTCTCGTTTGGTGGGGCGACGTCCGTCGATCGGTACTGGCGTCCCGCAACTCAATGGCATGCTGCGGAGACGATCACTGACGAGCAGGTTCGCCTGGCGCAAATTGGCGGGCCTGCGGATGTGATGATCACCCATGAGACACCGGCGGGTACACCTGTCGCGGCGGTTCGCCGCGTGCTGCAATCAAACCCGATGGGGTTCCCGAGAGAGTCTCTTATCGAATCGGCGGCGTCGCGGGAGCGCCTCGCGCAGGTCTGGGACTCGGTCCGCCCCGACGTGCTTCTGAACGGCCATATGCACGCGCCAGGAGCAGGACAAACGCCCGACGGGCGGCGGATCATTTCGCTCGGATGTGACGGCCAAGAGGGCAGCATCGCGATCCTGAACGTCGCCGACCTTTCGGCTGAGGTGCCTTCGTTGCGCGAGATCCGTGGCTAG